TGGACCAGCGACCTGCACCGCTCCGAGGGCTACCTCCAGACGCTCCACGCGCACGGCCTCGGCGACCCGGGACCGCTCCACGTCACCGAGCACTACGGCGTACGCGCCGGGGAGCGAGCCATGCACCGGCTCCTGGACCTCGACGACCCCCCGACGGCGGTGCTCTGCTACTCCGACGAGATGGCGATCAGCGCGCTCCAGGCCGCCACGTCGCGCGGACTGCGCGTGCCGGACGACCTGAGCCTCGTGGGCATCGACGGCCACCCCCTCGCCGCCCTCTTCGGCATCACCACCGTCGACCAGCACGTCCGCGACCAGGCCCGGCTCGCCGGCGAGATGGCGCTGCGGCTGCTGGGGGGCGAGCCTCTCGAGGATCCGGCGATCATCGTGGAGTCCGAGCTCGTGGTCCGCTCCTCCACGGCGCCTCCGCCGGCCGGCTGACCGGCCGGGGCCCGCCGTGACCGGCCGTGGCCCGCTGGACAGCCTTCTTGCCAAACACCCTCCGACCCGACTAGACCGGTCCCGGGCACAGCGACAGGAGGGTGCATGAGCAGATCCGGGACCTCATCCGTTCGACACGGGGGCCGAAGGCGACGGGCGGGTGTGGCCGGGGCGCTGCTCCTCGTCTCGGGGCTCCTCGCCGCGTGCTCCGGCGACGACTCCGGCACGCCGACCCTGATCTGGTACACCAACCCCGACACCGGCGGGCAGGCCGCCGTCGCCGAGGAGTGCTCCACCGACCGCTACGAGATCACCACCGAGGTCCTCCCGCAGGACGCCAACCAGCAGCGGATCCAGCTCGCCCGCCGACTGGCGGCCAAGGACCCCGACATCGACCTGATGAGCATCGACCCGCCGTTCACGGCCGAGTTCGCCGACGCGGGCTACCTCGCCGAGATCCCGCAGCAGATGCAGCAGACCTTCCGTGAGCAGGCATTCCAGAGCGCGGCAGAGGCGGCCACGTGGGACGACCAGCTGGTGGTGGCGCCGTTCTGGTCCAACACGCAGGTGCTCTGGTACCGCAAGTCCTTCGTCGACAAGGCCGGGATCGACATGAGCCAGCCCGTCACGTGGCAGCAGGTCATCGAGGCCGCCGGCAAGAACGACGGCCGGATCGCCGTCCAGGCCAACAAGTACGAGGGCTACTCCGTGTGGGTCAACGCGCTCATCGAGGGAGCGGGTGGACAGATCGCCACCAACACCGACGCGGGCGTCGACGCCGAGATCCAGATCGACTCCGAGGCCGGGCGGGAGGCCGCCGACGTCATCTCCGCCCTGGCGTCCTCGGACGCCTCGCCCGCCGACCTGTCGGTGTCCAACGAGGGCACGGCCGCCGCGACGTTCAGCAGCGACGCGGGGGCGTTCATGGTCAACTGGACGTTCATCTGGGGCAACTATGGCGAGGACCGGCTCGGCGACGACATCGGTTTCGCCCGCTACCCGCGGACCGTCGAGGGTGAGGAGTCGACCCCGCCCTACGGCGGCATCGGGATCGGCGCCAGCGCCTTCTCCGACCACCGCGACCTGGCCGTCGAGGCGCTCGAGTGCCTGACCAGCCCCGAGAACCAGGCGATCAACGCCGAGCTGACCGGCAACATGCCCTCCAGCGCCGCCGGGTACGAGCAGCCGCAGGTGCAGAAGCTCTTCCCCGCCGACCTGATCCAGCTCTTCCAGGAGAGCCTGCAGGACGCCGCACCGCGCACGCTGACGCCGTACTGGAGCGACATCTCCGGCGCGATCCAGAGCACGTGGCACCCACCCAGCACCGTGGACGAGCAGACCCCCGAGGAGTCGGCCGAGTTCATCCGTGACGTCCTCGACGGAAGGAGCCTGCTGTGAGCACCGTGACCGCACCGCGGCGTGAGGACGTCCGGCAGGCGCAGGCGGCCGAGAGCGACCGGACCAAGTCCGAGAACCGGCTGGGCCTGCGCCTGGTCGCGCCAGCTGTCGTCTTCATGCTGCTGGTGACGGCCTGGCCGATGCTGCAGGCCCTCTACCTCTCGCTGTTCCGCTACCGCCTGACCGCGCCCGACGACCGTGAGTTCGTCGGGATCGCCAACTACACGACCGTCCTCACCGACCGGCTGTTCTGGCTCGACACCTGGAACACCGTGCTGATCATGGTCGTGACGGTAGCCGTCGAGCTGGTAATCGGCTTCGCCTTCGCCATGGTGATGCACCGGATCGTGTTCGCTCGCGGTGTCATCCGTACCTCGATCCTCATCCCCTACGGCATCATCACGGTGGTCTCGGCGTTCGCCTGGCAGTTCGCCTTCAGCCTCAACAACGGTTTCGTCAACAACTGGCTGCCGTTCGTGGACGAGAACTTCAACTGGTTCGGCGACCACTGGCCGGCGATGTTCGCGATCATGGTCTCGGAGATCTGGAAGACCACGCCGTTCATGGCGCTGCTGCTGCTGGCCGGCCTCTCGCAGGTCTCCGAGGACATGCTCGAGGCGGCCAAGGTCGACGGCGCCACCTGGTGGCAACGGTTGTGGAAGGTCATCCTCCCCAACATGCGCGCGGCGATCATGGTCGCGGTCCTGTTCCGGGCCCTCGACGCCTACCGCATCTTCGACAACATCTTCGTGATGACCAAGGGGGCCCAGGAGACCGAGTCGGCGTCGTTCCTGACCTATCGACAGGTCATCGAGCAGGTGCAGCTCGGCCTGGGATCGGCACTGTCGGTGCTGCTGTTCCTGAGCGTCCTGCTGATCGCGTGGCTCATCGTCAAGCTGTTCAAGGTCGACCTGGCGCAAGCAAGGGGTGAGGGCTGATGAACCAGAAGACCAGCGTCGGCACCTGGATCGGCTTCGTGCTGATCCTGGGGTGGTGCCTGCTGCCGGTGGTGTGGATCATCTCGCTGTCGTTCAAGTCGGCAGAGGAGACGGCCGCGGGCAGCCCGCAGTTCCTGCCCAAGGACTTCACGCTGCAGAACTACGCCGACATCCTGGCCAACGAGGACTTCCTGCTGGCCCTGCGCAACTCGTTCGGGATCGCCGCGATCGCCACCGTGCTGGCCGTCATCTTCGCGACCCTGGCGGCCTACGCCATCGCGCGCCTCGAGTTCCGCGGCAAGCGCGTGGTGCTGTCCATGGCGCTGGCGATCGCCATGTTCCCGGTGGTGTCGCTCGTCGGTCCGCTGTTCGACATGTGGCGGACCTTCGGGCTGTTCAACACCTGGCCGGGCCTGATCATCCCCTACATGACGTTCACGCTGCCGCTGGCGATCTGGACGCTGTCGGCCTTCTTCCGCGAGATCCCCTGGGAGATGGAGCAGGCCGCCCAGGTCGACGGGGCGACGTCGTGGCAGGCCTTCCGCAAGGTGATCGTGCCGCTGGCGGCGCCGGGGGTCTTCACCGCGGCGATCCTGACGTTCTTCTTCGCCTGGAACGAGTTCGTCCTCGCCATCTCGCTCACCTCGACGACCGGGTCGCGCACCGTGCCCGCCCAGCTCTCGTTCTTCGTGGGACCCGACCCGTTCAATCCGCCCTACGGCCAGCTCGCCACGGCCTCGGTCGTGGTGACGGTCCCGATCATCGTCATCGTCCTGCTGTTCCAGCGCAGAATCGTCGCCGGCCTCACCTCCGGCGCAGTGAAGGGTTGATCTGATGTCCGCCATCACCATGAAGAACATCGTCAAGCGCTACGGCGACGGCTTCCCCGCGGTCAACGACGTGAGCATCGAGATCGGCGACGGGGAGTTCATGATCCTCGTCGGCCCCTCGGGCTGCGGGAAGTCCACCCTGCTGCGGATGATCGTCGGGCTCGAGGACATCACCTCCGGCGAGATGGTCATCGGCGACCGTACGGTCAACGACCTCGCGCCGCGCGACCGCAACCTGGCGATGGTGTTCCAGAACTACGCGCTCTACCCCCACCTGACGGTCTACGAGAACATCGCCTTCCCGCTGCGCCTCGCCGGGGCCGACGACGCGACGGTCGACGAGAAGGTCCGGGAGGCGTCGAAGACCCTCGAGCTCGACGAGCACCTCGAGCGCAAGCCCGGCAACCTCTCCGGCGGGCAGCGCCAACGGGTTGCCATGGGCCGCGCGATCGTGCGCGACGCCGAGGCGTTCCTCTTCGACGAGCCGCTGTCCAACCTCGACGCCAAGCTGCGCGGCCAGATGCGGACCGAGATCTCGCGACTCCAGAAGCGGCTGGGCATCACCACGGTCTACGTGACGCACGACCAGACCGAGGCCATGACGCTCGGGGACCGGGTCGCGGTCCTCAAGCGAGGAGTGCTGCAGCAGCTCGCGTCACCCCGCGAGCTCTACGAGAACCCCGGCAACCTCTTCGTCGCGGGGTTCATCGGCTCCCCGCCCATGAACTTCCTGCCCGCCGAGCTCGACGGGACGTCGCTGAAGCTGCCCTTCGGCACCGTCGACATCCCCGAGGAGAAGGCCGCCCCGGCGCGCGACAAGGGTCTGCTGATCGCCGGCATCCGGCCCGAGCACTTCGAGGACGCCGACGTGGTCGACCAGGACAAGCGGCAGGGTCACACCTTCAAGGCCCAGGTCGACGTCGTGGAGTGGCTCGGTGACAGCGCCTACGCCTACATCCCGTTCGACGCCCCGCCCGAGGTCGCCGACCAGCTCTCGCAGCTCGAGCGGGACCTCGACGGCGAGTCGATGCGCACCCAGCTCGTGGTGTCCCTCGATGGGTCGAGCCGGATCGGCGAGGGCGACGAGGCCGAGATCTGGGTGGACGCGACCCGAATCCACCTCTTCGACCCCTCGACGGGGGAGAACCTCACGGTCGACACCTCGCGCGCCGGCGAGATCCCCGGCCTCGAGGACCCCGAGGCCAAGGCCGAGGCCGAGCGGGCCGCCGACGAGGGCGAGGAGATCCACTCGGCGCGGCCGGCCGGCGACGCCTGATCAGCTGTCGCGGCCGGTGAGGCGCGTGAGCCGGCCCGCACGGGGAGGGCCCTTGCGGGTCACGGTGACGCCGGCCATCAGCGCCACGCCCTTGACCCGCACCACCGGCGAGTCGGCGGTCACCTCCGGGGGCACCTTGTCCCGGCCCTGGTCGAAGGCGCCCATGATCCCCACGCCCTCGACGATGACGTGGGTACGGGCGTCGACATAGATGTCGATCCCCGCCATCACGGCGTTGGCCCAGATCGTGGTCTCCCGTGCGGCGAAGGTGGCCTCACGCAGGTCGAGGGTCACCCCGCCCATGAGGGCGAAGGCGTTGTGTCGGGGCGGCACCAGCCAGGCACCCTTGCGGGTGCAGTCGCCCATGATCGACAGCGAGTTCTCCCAGGTGGCGGTGGCCGGCACGGTGTCGCGTGGCACAGCGGGTACCGCGGACTGCTGCGGGTGCCCGGGCAGGTCGATGGTGATGGGCACGAGGTCGGCGTAGGTCTTGGCGGCGTACGCCGCTTCCAGCCGCTCCTCCAGCTCGTCGAGGTCGAGACGCCCCTCCGCCGCCGCGTCGCGCAGGAGGTCGGCGACCTTGTGCCGGTCGGCGTCGGAGATGCGCATCCGGGACGGGTCCCCGGCCGACGGGTCGCCGGGTTCGAGCGGTCCTCCCATGCGGCCCAGCCTAGAGGGGGCCGACCCGGGCCGAGGTCCGTGCGCGGCCGAGCCGGAGACCGAGACCGGGCCGGCCTGATCCTGCCGCTCGCCCGAGCCGGCCGCCGACGTAGCATCGAGTGCTGTGACCAGCGCAGCCTCCGCCCCTGAGTTCCGGTACTCCGACCTCCTCCCCACCGCCGGCTCCAACGGCGCCGCGGAGACGCCCTACCGCCTCCTCACGACCGAGGGGGTCAGCACGGTCGAGGTCGACGGACAGACGTTCCTGCGGGTCGACCCGGAGGCGATCCGGCGGCTCACCGCCGAGGCGATGCACGACATCAGCCACTACCTGCGGCCCGGCCACCTCGCGCAGCTCCGCCGGATCATCGACGACCCCGACGCCTCCGGCAACGACCGCTTCGTGGCGCTGGACCTGCTCAAGAACGTCAACATCTCCGCCGGTGGCGTCCTGCCGATGTGCCAGGACACCGGCACGGCGATCGTCATGGGCAAGAAGTCCGAGCGGGTGCTCACCGGCGCCGACGACGGCGAGGCGATCTCTCAGGGCGTCTTCGACGCCTACACCGAGCTCAACCTGCGCTACTCGCAGCTGGCGCCCCTGACGACGTTCGAGGAGAAGAACACCGGCACCAACCTGCCGGCCCAGGTCGAGATCTACGCGACACCGGCCGGCGAGATCCCTGAGTACAAGTTCCTCTTCATGGCCAAGGGTGGCGGCTCGGCCAACAAGTCCTTCCTCTTCCAGGAGACCAAGGCCGTCCTCAACCCCTCCCGCCTGATGGAGTTCCTCGACGAGAAGATCCGCTCGCTCGGCACGGCCGCCTGCCCGCCCTACCACCTCGCCGTGGTGATCGGCGGTACGTCGGCGGAGTACGCGCTCAAGACGGCCAAGCTGGCCTCGGCCCACTACCTCGACGACCTCCCGACCGAGGGGTCGATGAGTGGCCACGGGATCCGCGACACCGGGCTCGAGGAGCAGGTCTTCGAGCTGACCCAGTCCTTCGGCATCGGCGCGCAGTTCGGCGGCAAGTACTTCTGCCACGACGTCCGGGTGATCCGGCTGCCACGGCACGGGGCCTCCTGCCCCGTCGCGCTGGCGGTGTCGTGCTCCGCGGACCGGCAGGCGCTCGGCAAGATCACCCCGGAGGGGGTGTTCCTCGAGCAGCTGGAGACCGACCCGGCGCACTACATGCCGGACGCCGGCGTCTCCGACGAGATCGCCGGCGGCGAGGTGGTGCAGGTCGACCTCAACCGGCCGATGCCCGAGATCCTGGCCGAGCTCTCACAGCACCCCGTGAAGACCAGGCTCTCCCTCACCGGTCCGCTCGTCGTCGCCCGCGACATCGCCCACGCCAAGATCAAGGAGCGGCTCGACGCCGGCGAGCCGATGCCGGCGTACCTGCAGGACCACCCGGTCTACTACGCCGGTCCCGCCAAGACCCCGACCGGGATGGCCTCGGGCTCCTTCGGGCCCACGACCGCGGGTCGCATGGACTCCTACGTCGACCAGTTCCAGGCCGCTGGCGGATCGATGGTCATGCTGGCCAAGGGCAACCGGTCGAAGCAGGTGACCGAGGCGTGCGGCCGCCACGGCGGTTTCTACCTCGGCTCGATCGGCGGTCCGGCCGCCCGGCTGGCGCAGGACTGCATCCGGTCGGTGGAGGTGCTCGAGTACCCCGAGCTCGGCATGGAGGCCGTGTGGAAGATCGAGGTGGAGGACTTCCCGGCCTTCATCGTGGTCGACGACAAGGGCAACGACTTCTTCACCGACCCCGCCGGCACGACGACGGTGCCGCTCAGCGGGATCAGGGTGCGCTCGGCGCAGTAGCCGCCGGCGGGGCGCTCCGGCCGTCGGGCAGCGAGCCCGCCAGGACGCGGGCAGCACGGGCGATCCGGTGGCCCAGCGGATCGGCGCCGAAGCCCACCGCGTCCTGCTGGGCACCACCGACGAAGACCGGCACGCTGGCGGCCTCGCGGCGCAGGACGTCCACAGCGCCACGGGTCGTCGGCAGGTCGTCCGTGGTCGGCACCGCCATCACCACCGAGACCGCGCTGCGGGAGCGGACGGCGTCGAGCCAGCTGTCCTGCGGCACGTCCGCGCCGAGGTAGACGACGGTGACACCCGCACGCCGCAGCGCGACGGCGAACGCCAGCACCCCCAGCTCGTGCCGGCACCCGCTGGCCAGGCCGACGGCGACCGGTGCGGTGGTCTCGGCGTACCCCGTGGCGTCGAAGAGCGCGGCGAGCCGCCGGTGGACACCGGCGCTCACGAAGTGCTCGCCCGCCACCCCCACCCACCCGTCTTCCCAGGCACCCCCGAGGGCCCGGAGCGAGGGCATGAGCCACCCGTCCACGATCTGCTCGAAGCTCCCCGCGGCGAAGCCAAGGTCGAGCGTCCGGTTGAGCGCCTGCTCGTCCAGGTCCCGTCCGGCGAGGACGAGGGAGTCCACGTCAGCCGCGGGCTCGCGCTCGGGTGGGGGGTCGGCCCTCGCGGTCTTCGCCCGGCGTGCGGCCTGCGCAGGCGACCATCCCGCGTCGACGAGGGCCTTCATCAGCGCCAGCCGGCGGATCGCCGCCTCGTCGTAGAGCCGGTAACCGCCTTCTGAGCGGGCGGGCGCCACGACGCCGTAGCGCCGCTCCCAGGCACGCAGCGTGTCGGGCGAGATGCCGACTCGCTCCGCCGCACGCTTGACGGTGATCACTGCTCCGACCTTACTCCTCGCGGCGGAGAAGTCAGGTGGGACAAACACTGGACGAACTGCGGACCGTGTGGTGAAGTGGACGATTACCTACTTGGGACGAAGCTGTGACACACGACCGCGAGCCTGCCGACGCCGACTGCCGTGCCGGCCGTGCGCCGGGCCCCGTCCCGAGCAGGCTCCCCCTTTCCTCCCCTGGTGCTGATCCCCCTGAGTGACCGGGCCCGGCCTCGGGGCCGGGCCCGCGTCACGAAGGGGTGAGCCCACCACCTCCGGTCGCTCCGTAGCCTGTCCGTCGTGGAGTACGTCGAGCTGGCGCGCGCGGAGTCCGAACGCGGTGAGCTGGTGCTGCGCGACCGCCGGGAGGCGGACGGTGCGTCGGTGCTCGAGCTCCGGGTCAACGGCATTTTCGTCATGGACTCCGCCGAGGTCTCCAGCGAGCAGGCGCTCGCGGAGGCGGCGCTGGCCCGGGTGGCCCAGCCGCGCGACGTGCTGGTCGGCGGCCTGGGGCTCGGCTACACCGTGCACGCGGTGACGGCGGACCGACGGGTCGAGCGCTGCACGGTGGTCGAGGTCGAGGAGGCCCTGGTGGGCTGGATGCGCGACGGGACGGTCCCGCACGGCCCCTCGGTGCTGGCCGACGACCGCGTGCGGGTGGTCGTCGCCGAGCTGGGGTCCGCCGTCGCGGAGGCGCGAGACGAGGGCTTCGACCTGGTGCTCCTCGACGTGGACAACGGTCCCCACTTCCTGGTCCACGACGGAAACGCCCGGCTCTACCGGACCGACTTCGTCCGGCAGACGCGACGCATCATCCGGCCCGGTGGCGCGATGGCGGTGTGGTCGATGGACCGGGCCGCGGACGTGCTCGACGCCCTGGAGTCGGTCTTCGACGAGGTCGAGGCCGTCCCCTGCCCGGTGCGACTCCAGGAGCGCGACGAGACGTACTGGTTGCTCGTCGGTACGGTCGCCCCATGAGCGACGACTACCGGATCGAGCACGACTCCATGGGCGAGGTGCGTGTCCCGGCGGACGCGCTGTGGCGGGCCCAGACCCAGCGCGCCGTGCAGAACTTCCCGATCAGCGGCACGCCGCTCGAACCGCGGCTGGTGCGCGCGCTCGCGCTGGTGAAGCAGGCGGCCGCCCGGGCCAACGGCGCACTCGGGGTGCTGGAGGGCGATCAGGCTGAGCGGATCGAGCAGGCGGCGGCGTCGGTGGCGGCAGGCGAGCACGCCGACCAGTTCCCGGTCGACGTCTTCCAGACCGGCTCCGGCACGAGCTCCAACATGAACATGAACGAGGTGCTGTCCACCCTCGCCGGCGAGGGCGTGCACCCCAACGACCACGTCAACGCCAGCCAGTCCAGCAACGACACCTTCCCGACGGCGATCCACGTCGCCGCCGCCCTCGCGGTGGTCGAGGACCTGCAGCCCGCCCTCGCCGTCCTCCACGACAGCCTCGCGGCGAAGTCCGAGGAGTTCTCCGGGCTGGTGAAGTCGGGTCGCACCCACCTCATGGACGCCACCCCGGTGATGCTCGGCCAGGAGTTCGGCGGGTACGCCGCCACGCTGGCGCTGGCGGCCGAACGGCTCGACGCCGTGCTGCCGCGGGTGCGCGAGCTGCCGCTCGGCGGGACGGCCGTGGGCACCGGCATCAACACTCCCGAGGGGTTTGCAGCGCGGGCGATCGAGGCTCTCGCCGAGCTGTCGGGGCAGCCGTTCACGGAGGCCCGCGACCACTTCGAGGCGCAGGGCACGCGGGACTCGCTCGTGGAGCTGAGCGGGGTGTTGCGCACCATCGCGGTCGGGCTCACGAAGATCTGCAACGACCTGCGCTGGATGGCCAGCGGGCCGACGACGGGCCTCGCGGAGATCAGGCTGCCCGACCTGCAGCCGGGCTCGAGCATCATGCCGGGCAAGGTGAACCCGGTGCTGCCCGAGGCGACGCTGATGGTGTGTGCCCAGGTGGTCGGCAACGACGCCACGGTCACCACGGCGGGTGCCGCCGGCAGCTTCGAGCTCAACGTGATGCTGCCCGTCATCGCCCGGAACGTGCTGGAGTCGGTGCGGCTGCTCGCCAACGCCAGCCGGGTCCTGGCGGAGCGGTGCGTCGACGGCATCGAGCCCGACGCCGAGCGGATGCGCGGCTACGCCGAGTCCTCACCCTCGATCGTGACGCCGCTCAACAAGCTCATCGGCTACGAGGAGGCCGCCAAGATCGCCAAGCAGGCGATGGCCGACGGCGCCACGATCCGCGACACGGTGATCGCGATGGGCTACGTCGAGCGCGGCGACCTCACCGAGGAGCAGCTCGACACAGCGCTCGACGTGGAGTCGATGACCCGCCCCTGATCCCCCGTATGGGGCATGTCACCGGGGTGCCGGGGCTTCGATACTCCCTCTCATTCGACGCGTGCGCCGGCGCGCGTCACGGGGGAACGAAGGTCGACCATGACCCACCTCGCACGGCTGCTCGCGACCGCCACCGCTGTCGCCATGGCAGTCGCACTCGCTCCGACACCCGCCAGCGCCGAGGTCTCAGCCACGGTCAGCGTGGGACCGGCCACCGCGATCGAGGGCGAAGCTCTGCAGTTCCCCGTCACGCTCTCCGACCCGCTGCCCCACACCGTCTCCGTGCAGCTCTCGACCGAGGACGGCACCGCGACCGCGGGGGCCTTTGGTGACTACATCGCTCAGACTGATGTCGAGGTCGTCTTCCCGCCAGGCACCACTGTCGCCGCTTTTGAAGTGCCGACCCGGCGAGACGGCGATGTCGAGCCGGACGAAACGCTCACGGCTAGATTCAACACTGACACCGCATCGTTGCCGCTGGAGAACACGAGCGCCACAGGGACCATCCAGGACGCCACGCCTGAGCTTCGGATCGGACCCGCCACCGCCGACGAGGGCGAGACCCTTCGGTTCCCCCTCACCCTCTCCCGCCCCAGCTCCAGCGCGATCACCGTCAGGTTCCGTACCGAGGACGGCACCGCCGTCGCCGGGGACTTTGGTGACTACGAGGCCCGATCAGACGTCTCCGTCACCTTCCTCCCAGGCACCACCAGTGCCACCTTCGACGTACCCACGCGCCTGGACTCACACACCGAGGACGACGAAACCCTCACCGCCCGCCTCACCAGCGGCGTCGGCTTCTTCGCCACCCCCGTCTTCACCGCCACCGGCACCATCCAGGACGCCACGCCGGTGTTCCGGATCGGACCCGCCACCGCCGACGAGGGCGAGACCCTGCGGTTCCCCCTCACCCTCTCCCGCCCCAGCTCCAGCGCGATCACCGTCAGGTTCCGTACCGAGGACGGCACCGCCGTCGCCGGGGACTTTGGTGACTACGAGGCCCGATCAGACGTCTCCGTCACCTTCCTCCCAGGCACCACCAGTGCCACCTTCGACGTACCCACGCGCCTGGACTCACACACCGAGGACGACGAAACCCTCACCGCCCGCCTCACCAGCGGCGTCGGCTTCTTCGCCACCCCCGTCTTCACCGCCACCGGCACCATCCAGGACGCCACGCCGGTGTTCCGGATCGGACCCGCCACCGCCGACGAGGGCGAGACCCTGCGGTTCCCCCTCACCCTCTCCCGCCCCAGCTCCAGCGCGATCACCGTCAGGTTCCGTACCGAGGACGGCACCGCCGTCGCCGGGGACTTTGGTGACTACGAGGCCCGATCAGACGTCTCCGTCACCTTCCTCCCAGGCACCACCAGTGCCACCTTCGACGTACCCACGCGCCTGGACTCACACACCGAGGACGACGAAACCCTCACCGCCCGCCTCACCAGCGGCGTCGGCTTCTTCGCCACCCCCGTCTTCACCGCCACCGGCACCATCAGGGATGTTCCCGACTCCGACGGCGACGGCGTCGCTGACACCACCGACAACTGCCCCCACACCCCCAACCCCACCCAAACCGACACCGACACCGACGGCACCGGCGACGCCTGCGACCCCGACGACGACAACGACACCGTCGACGACACCACCGACAACTGCCCCCCCCCACACCCCCAACCCCACCCAAACCGACACCGACACCGACGGCACCGGCGACGCCTGCGACCCCGACGACGACAACGACACCGTCGACGACACCACCGACAACTGCCCCCACACCCCCAACCCCACCCAAACCGACACCGACACCGACGGCACCGGCGACGCCTGCGACCCCGACGACGACAACGACACCGTCGACGACACCACCGACAACTGCCCCCACACCCCCAACCCCACCCAAACCGACACCGACGGCGATGGGGTCGGAGACGTGTGCGACGACGTACCCGGCTCGACGCCGGGGTCGGTCATCGGGCTAGGGGTCACGACGGGGGGCCAGCACATGGCGGTGACGGCTCACCATCGACGGGGGCAGAGCTTCGGCGCGGTCGCGTACCACGATCCCGCGGCCGGCCTCCGCCTGGTGTCGACGACCTTGACGTTGGTCCAGGTAGTGGGCCGCAGCGCTGTCGTGGCTGGGACGGGCCGCGTCAACGGTCAACCCGTCGAGTTCAGGCTCTCCGTCGAGGACGTGCCTGCTGGTCCGGACAGGACGCGCGTCACCTGGCGCGGGTACTCCGCTGACGGCGCGCTTGCCTGGGGCAACCTCTGGGTCCGGCCCTGAGCATTGCGGCGAGCCGGACTGAGACGGCTCAGTACCAGTTGTTGGCCTGCTTGAAGGACCAGGCGCTGCAGGGCGAGCCGTAGGCGTCGCGGATGTAGTCGAGGCCCCAGCGGATCTGAGCCTCGGCGGAGGTGTAGTAGTCCGGCGGCAGGTCGTGCATCGAGGTGAGCGCCTGCGGGATGCCGTAGGCCGACGAGGTCGGGTTGTCGGCGTCGATGCGCCAGTTGCTCTCACTGATGTAGAGCTGGTCGAGGCAGGAGAACTGGTCGGCCGAGAAGCCGTACTTCGGCAGCAGCGCCCGGGCGATGTCGCGGGGGTCGGCCTCCGAGAGCTTCTCGCTGCGGGTCACGGCCTGGCCCTCACCGGAGTCGAGCGCAGCCTCCTTGGCGTCGTCGCGACGGTCGCGGCTGTCCGAACGAGACACGACCTCGGCGCGGTCGTCCACCTCGGCCTCGGTGAGCGGGGCTGCCAGCGCGGCACCGACCTGGCTGCTGGCGACGACGTCAGCGCCGGCCAGGCCGTTGGTGACGGCCACACCGGTCGCCGCGGCAGCCACGGTCCCGAACACGGCGGTGTTGCGCACCAGCGTGCGCGGCGCAGCCTTGACCAGGGAGGTGGAGCGGGTCTGGCGGTGCCGGGGGACGTACTTCTGCTTCGC
The genomic region above belongs to Nocardioides coralli and contains:
- a CDS encoding extracellular solute-binding protein, producing MAGALLLVSGLLAACSGDDSGTPTLIWYTNPDTGGQAAVAEECSTDRYEITTEVLPQDANQQRIQLARRLAAKDPDIDLMSIDPPFTAEFADAGYLAEIPQQMQQTFREQAFQSAAEAATWDDQLVVAPFWSNTQVLWYRKSFVDKAGIDMSQPVTWQQVIEAAGKNDGRIAVQANKYEGYSVWVNALIEGAGGQIATNTDAGVDAEIQIDSEAGREAADVISALASSDASPADLSVSNEGTAAATFSSDAGAFMVNWTFIWGNYGEDRLGDDIGFARYPRTVEGEESTPPYGGIGIGASAFSDHRDLAVEALECLTSPENQAINAELTGNMPSSAAGYEQPQVQKLFPADLIQLFQESLQDAAPRTLTPYWSDISGAIQSTWHPPSTVDEQTPEESAEFIRDVLDGRSLL
- a CDS encoding carbohydrate ABC transporter permease — encoded protein: MSTVTAPRREDVRQAQAAESDRTKSENRLGLRLVAPAVVFMLLVTAWPMLQALYLSLFRYRLTAPDDREFVGIANYTTVLTDRLFWLDTWNTVLIMVVTVAVELVIGFAFAMVMHRIVFARGVIRTSILIPYGIITVVSAFAWQFAFSLNNGFVNNWLPFVDENFNWFGDHWPAMFAIMVSEIWKTTPFMALLLLAGLSQVSEDMLEAAKVDGATWWQRLWKVILPNMRAAIMVAVLFRALDAYRIFDNIFVMTKGAQETESASFLTYRQVIEQVQLGLGSALSVLLFLSVLLIAWLIVKLFKVDLAQARGEG
- a CDS encoding carbohydrate ABC transporter permease; protein product: MNQKTSVGTWIGFVLILGWCLLPVVWIISLSFKSAEETAAGSPQFLPKDFTLQNYADILANEDFLLALRNSFGIAAIATVLAVIFATLAAYAIARLEFRGKRVVLSMALAIAMFPVVSLVGPLFDMWRTFGLFNTWPGLIIPYMTFTLPLAIWTLSAFFREIPWEMEQAAQVDGATSWQAFRKVIVPLAAPGVFTAAILTFFFAWNEFVLAISLTSTTGSRTVPAQLSFFVGPDPFNPPYGQLATASVVVTVPIIVIVLLFQRRIVAGLTSGAVKG
- a CDS encoding ABC transporter ATP-binding protein; this encodes MSAITMKNIVKRYGDGFPAVNDVSIEIGDGEFMILVGPSGCGKSTLLRMIVGLEDITSGEMVIGDRTVNDLAPRDRNLAMVFQNYALYPHLTVYENIAFPLRLAGADDATVDEKVREASKTLELDEHLERKPGNLSGGQRQRVAMGRAIVRDAEAFLFDEPLSNLDAKLRGQMRTEISRLQKRLGITTVYVTHDQTEAMTLGDRVAVLKRGVLQQLASPRELYENPGNLFVAGFIGSPPMNFLPAELDGTSLKLPFGTVDIPEEKAAPARDKGLLIAGIRPEHFEDADVVDQDKRQGHTFKAQVDVVEWLGDSAYAYIPFDAPPEVADQLSQLERDLDGESMRTQLVVSLDGSSRIGEGDEAEIWVDATRIHLFDPSTGENLTVDTSRAGEIPGLEDPEAKAEAERAADEGEEIHSARPAGDA
- a CDS encoding DUF1707 SHOCT-like domain-containing protein, with product MGGPLEPGDPSAGDPSRMRISDADRHKVADLLRDAAAEGRLDLDELEERLEAAYAAKTYADLVPITIDLPGHPQQSAVPAVPRDTVPATATWENSLSIMGDCTRKGAWLVPPRHNAFALMGGVTLDLREATFAARETTIWANAVMAGIDIYVDARTHVIVEGVGIMGAFDQGRDKVPPEVTADSPVVRVKGVALMAGVTVTRKGPPRAGRLTRLTGRDS
- a CDS encoding fumarate hydratase; this translates as MTSAASAPEFRYSDLLPTAGSNGAAETPYRLLTTEGVSTVEVDGQTFLRVDPEAIRRLTAEAMHDISHYLRPGHLAQLRRIIDDPDASGNDRFVALDLLKNVNISAGGVLPMCQDTGTAIVMGKKSERVLTGADDGEAISQGVFDAYTELNLRYSQLAPLTTFEEKNTGTNLPAQVEIYATPAGEIPEYKFLFMAKGGGSANKSFLFQETKAVLNPSRLMEFLDEKIRSLGTAACPPYHLAVVIGGTSAEYALKTAKLASAHYLDDLPTEGSMSGHGIRDTGLEEQVFELTQSFGIGAQFGGKYFCHDVRVIRLPRHGASCPVALAVSCSADRQALGKITPEGVFLEQLETDPAHYMPDAGVSDEIAGGEVVQVDLNRPMPEILAELSQHPVKTRLSLTGPLVVARDIAHAKIKERLDAGEPMPAYLQDHPVYYAGPAKTPTGMASGSFGPTTAGRMDSYVDQFQAAGGSMVMLAKGNRSKQVTEACGRHGGFYLGSIGGPAARLAQDCIRSVEVLEYPELGMEAVWKIEVEDFPAFIVVDDKGNDFFTDPAGTTTVPLSGIRVRSAQ